The following nucleotide sequence is from Pseudoclavibacter endophyticus.
CTCGGTATGACCTCCCGGGCTCCGCGCTGGGCGATCGCCTTCAAGTACCCGCCGGAAGAGGTGCACACGACGCTTCGCGAGATCCGCGTCGGCGTTGGCCGCACGGGACGCGCGACCCCGTACGCGGTCATGGAGCCGGTCGCCGTGGCGGGTTCCGTCGTGCGCATGGCGACGCTGCACAACCAGGAGGTCGTTCGGGCCAAGGGGGTGCTGATCGGCGACACGGTCGTGCTGCGCAAAGCGGGCGATGTGATCCCAGAGGTGCTCGGTCCTGTCGTGGAGGCGCGCACGGGCGACGAGCGCGAATTCGTCATGCCGAGCGAGTGCCCCGAGTGCGGAACGCCGCTGCGGCCCATGAAAGAGGGCGACATCGATCTGCGCTGCCCGAACGCGCGCTCGTGCCCTGCCCAGGTGCGGGGCCGCGTCGAGCACATCGGGTCGCGCGGCGGTCTCGACATCGAGGCGCTCGGGGAGGTGACGGCGGCGGCGCTCACGCAACCGTCGCATCCCCCGGCGCCCCCGCTCGTCACCGAGGCGCGGCTGTTCGATTTGACGATCGACGAGCTCGTGCCGATCGAGGTCGTGGTACGGGACGGCGAGACGGGCGAGCCCAAGATCGACGAAGCGACGGGCGAACCCACGGTGCGCCGGCCCTTCCAGAAGGTGTCCCGCGTGTACCCGCCCGGCACGGAAGACCTGTCACCGGCCGAGCGCCGCAAGGCGGGCATCCGGAAGAACTACGAGCTGGTGCAGCCCTCGAGCGCCGCCGAGAAGCTGCTCGAGGAGCTCGAGAAGGCCAAGACGAAAGAGCTGTGGCGGTTGCTGGTGTCGCTGAACATCCGGCACGTGGGCCCGGTCGCAGCGCGGGCGCTCGCCGATTGGTTCGGCTCGCTCGACGCGATCCGGGCCGCGACCGTCGATGAGCTGAGCGCCGTCGAGGGAGTCGGGCAGATCATCGCCGAATCCATTGCGGAATGGCTCGACGTCGACTGGCACCGCGAGATCGTCGACCAGTGGACCGCCGCGGGGGTGCGATTCTCGACGCCCGGTCACCCGGGGCCGGGCGCGATGGCCGAGGTCGAGGGCCCGCTGACGGGCCTCACCGTCGTCGCCACGGGGACCCTTGAGGGGTTCACGCGCGACGGAGCGAAAGAGGCCATCCTGGCCGCGGGCGGCAAGGCCGCGTCGAGCGTCTCGAAGAAGACCGACTTCGTCGCGGCGGGGCCGGGCGCCGGTTCGAAGCTCGCGAAGGCCGAGTCGCTCGGCATTCCGGTGCTCGATGCCGACGGGTTCCGGCGGCTGCTCGAGGGCGGGCCGGATGCGGTGCGCGACCTCATCGGCGACCCCGCGGCAGTCGGCGCCGACGCAGCCGACGCCGCGGCATCCGGGGCTGGTGTCGGCGCCGATGCAGCCGGCGCCGATGTCGATGGCCCGGCCGGCGACTGATCCGAGCTCGTCGCGTGTTCCTCGGAAGGAACGACGTGCGTGCTCCGCGCCGGGCCGCCGGTCAGCGCAGCGCGATGAGGCCGAGGTTGCCGATCACGGCGAACAGGATGCCCCACAGAATGATCGAGATGATCTGCCAGACGATGACCGCGTTGCGGCTGGCGCCAAACGAGACCATGAGGCCGGATGAGAGCTGGCTCGGCAGTACCCACTGACCGAGCAGGCTGACACCCGGGACGCCGAAGCGGTCGAACATTCGCTTGAAGCGCTGTTGGCGGGGTGACAGCTCGGGCTCGAGCGTGCTGTCGCCGCCCTTCGCTCGCCGTTCCAGCGCCTTCTTGCGGGCGCCGGCGCCGAGGAACACGAAGGCAAGCATGGAGATCACGTTGCCGACGACTGCCGCGGCGACCGCGAGCGGCGTTGGTACGCCGGCGACGATGCCGATCAGGGTTCCGAGGTAGGACTCGACGAATGGGATGGCCGAGATCAGCATGACGCCTGCCCACTGCAGCCAGACGGGGAGTGATTCGGTGAAGGCGATGAGTGCGTCGTGCATGGAACCTCGCAAACCTGTAAAGTGGCCTTGACATGACAAGCTTGCTTGACATGACGGCGGGTGTCAAGCTCGCTTTACATATTTCGGGTGTTCCCTTACCGTGAGAGCGTGCGCAGTAGGGTCAGGGAGCTCCGAACCGGGCGCGGGCTCTCGCAGCAGGCACTCGGGGACGCGCTCGGTGTGTCGCGACAGACGA
It contains:
- the ligA gene encoding NAD-dependent DNA ligase LigA produces the protein MAELRRLEAEHPRLRSQDSPTETVGGSVSPLFAPVEHRERMLSLDNVFSIDELREWMRKTREAAGGSVAWLAELKIDGLALSLRYERGVLTTAATRGDGRTGEDVTQNVRRIPSIPQRLEGDEHPELVEVRGEVFIPVEKFQELNALQVSLRARSVEEARTRWASRPAATRGEFDETVEFARAERRFPAFANPRNAASGGLRQLLEKKSGLEHEAGLARTASLRMYVHGIGAWPDPPVATQSGVYDLLAWWGLPTSPHARVFDGDDDVLAFVDERGESRAGIEHQIDGIVVKVDDLAMHDELGMTSRAPRWAIAFKYPPEEVHTTLREIRVGVGRTGRATPYAVMEPVAVAGSVVRMATLHNQEVVRAKGVLIGDTVVLRKAGDVIPEVLGPVVEARTGDEREFVMPSECPECGTPLRPMKEGDIDLRCPNARSCPAQVRGRVEHIGSRGGLDIEALGEVTAAALTQPSHPPAPPLVTEARLFDLTIDELVPIEVVVRDGETGEPKIDEATGEPTVRRPFQKVSRVYPPGTEDLSPAERRKAGIRKNYELVQPSSAAEKLLEELEKAKTKELWRLLVSLNIRHVGPVAARALADWFGSLDAIRAATVDELSAVEGVGQIIAESIAEWLDVDWHREIVDQWTAAGVRFSTPGHPGPGAMAEVEGPLTGLTVVATGTLEGFTRDGAKEAILAAGGKAASSVSKKTDFVAAGPGAGSKLAKAESLGIPVLDADGFRRLLEGGPDAVRDLIGDPAAVGADAADAAASGAGVGADAAGADVDGPAGD